One segment of Monomorium pharaonis isolate MP-MQ-018 chromosome 6, ASM1337386v2, whole genome shotgun sequence DNA contains the following:
- the LOC105834129 gene encoding uncharacterized protein LOC105834129: protein MMKLLTLLLFTSVYVMINAQETASNEKPYFGQTFDEIIVSSDLNVRRKSKENRQGKRLLSNVPSATTVPPERPTAIASRLVFADGSRITPEKREKRGITRRRYLDLGVAGYLLKSRKR, encoded by the exons ATGATGAAACTATTGACCCTTTTGCTATTCACTTCAGTCTACGTCATGATCAATGCACAAGAGACGGCATCTAATGAAAAAC CATATTTTGGCCAGACATTCGATGAAATTATCGTATCATCGGACTTAAACGTCAGGAGGAAGTCAAAAGAAAATCGTCAGGGtaaaagattattatcaaACGTGCCGTCAGCAACCACTGTTCCACCGGAAAGACCGACTGCAATTGCATCCAGACTCGTTTTCGCCGATGGAAGCCGTATAACGccagaaaaaagagagaaacgtgGCATTACGCGAAGGAG gtATCTGGATCTGGGCGTCGCGGGATACTTGCTGAAATCTCGGAAACGGTAA
- the LOC118646216 gene encoding uncharacterized protein LOC118646216 yields MHKTQLISNHPNYKNKDKMHKIKYVKDIIQDLENYGPASLIHIAILSNILKRPINVWNANGSLYKIIGRKKLGQSIDIEYHANNSEQIGHWTLRGSKDPDNVTIDLNSCLFSVIGSQIGQDPLKLRKWTVLKLKDNFQNLVKWLDKIQWKGNAGVFLMIGGVNGHKPESPKKSSRKESPRKSPGKESPRKSPEKEKYSKRYPAHSQEKDARQLLEDSENVKGEGVKDVKEDLIDLLGHSREMHVVEGRNGGVETHTRINKCFPVFAFQTEQHQDYALHRALLSKSGQEALHKLDNSTTSSTKVPISELKEQDVEFPKGSYWYAGNLINDLIETKAVVLKLRHHIDKRENKNAKPHIVAVYPFGKTSNIKCRSKPLKYHSYIEDLTGHKTVFSSTFEKLEDILTRDGYSKRYTSSNTKEDAGQILDNSEGKVCADDPEKPTDEDFRRGHARIRHVVTRSNGVDGVEAYTKKNRDQEKSAFRTEEEQNYVLHRALLSPVGQAGLVLLNNEFFVEVNVLLSDLRESDDGFPTGSIWHNGIKLHDKLEIEEVVVILAHHKDEKENKSAKPFVITIYPILKKSKKKAQVAPETASATTSKPASQAPPKRATGATPKIRKTAPKTASPTTSSKPASKTPPKIALKTAAGTIHKAIRKTASPFTSKSTSITPPKITLKTATGTIPKTTRKTASPTTSKTLSKTPPKIVLKTATGTIRKTGHLTTSETVHKITPTTSHKPTPKSTRILTSKIPRKTAP; encoded by the exons ATGCATAAAACTCAATTAATCAGTAATCAtcctaattataaaaataaggacaaaatgcacaaaattaaatatgtaaaagacATTATACAAGATTTGGAAAACTATGGACCAGCTAGTTTAATACACATTGCTATTCTGAGTAACATACTTAAAAGACCCATTAATGTATGGAATGCTAATGGTAGTTTATACAAGATCATcggtagaaaaaaattgggaCAGTCTATAGATATTGAATATCATGCAAATAATTCTGAACAAATAg GTCACTGGACTCTAAGAGGTAGCAAAGATCCCGACAACGTCACTATTGATTTAAACAGCTGCCTTTTTTCGGTGATTGGTTCTCAAATCGGGCAAGATCCATTAAAACTTCGTAAGTGGACTGTGTTAAAACTAAAAGACAATTTTCAGAATTTGGTCAAATGGTTAGACAAAATTCAATGGAAGGGGAATGCAGGAGTATTTCTTATGATTGGCGGAGTAAACGGACACAAACCTGAAAGTCCGAAAAAAAGTTCCAGAAAAGAAAGTCCAAGAAAAAGTCCCGGAAAAGAAAGTCCGAGAAAAAGTCccgaaaaagaaaagtactCAAAAAGATATCCAGCACACAGCCAGGAAAAAGACGCTAGACAGCTTCTGGAAGATTCAGAGAACGTAAAAGGCGAAGGTGTTAAGGATGTTAAGGAAGATCTAATTGATCTATTAGGTCATTCTAGAGAGATGCATGTTGTAGAAGGAAGAAATGGAGGTGTCGAAACTCATACTaggataaataaatgttttccaGTATTTGCTTTTCAGACAGAACAACACCAAGACTATGCCCTTCATAGGGCATTGCTATCAAAATCGGGTCAAGAAGCACTACATAAACTTGACAATTCCACTACATCAAGCACAAAAGTACctatttcagaattaaaagAACAAGATGTCGAATTTCCTAAAGGAAGCTATTGGTATGCGGGAAACcttataaatgatttaatagAAACCAAGGctgttgtattaaaattaagacatCATATAGATAAAcgagaaaacaaaaatgcaAAGCCTCATATAGTTGCTGTTTACCCATTCGGTAAaacttcaaatataaaatgtcgATCGAAACCTCTTAAATATCATAGTTATATAGAAGATCTAACTGGTCATAAAACTGTCTTCTCATCTAcatttgaaaaacttgaagatATTCTCACAAGAGACGGATACTCAAAAAGATACACATCATCCAACACGAAAGAAGACGCTGGACAGATTCTGGATAATTCAGAGGGCAAGGTATGCGCAGATGATCCTGAGAAACCGACAGATGAAGATTTTAGAAGAGGCCATGCTAGAATCAGGCATGTCGTAACAAGAAGCAATGGTGTCGATGGTGTCGAAGCTTATACTAAGAAAAATAGAGATCAAGAAAAAAGTGCTTTTCGGACAGAAGAAGAACAAAACTATGTCCTTCATAGAGCATTGCTATCACCGGTGGGTCAAGCAGGACTAGTTCTTCTTAACAACGAATTCTTTGTAGAAGTCAATGTACTACTTTCAGATTTACGTGAATCTGATGACGGATTTCCTACAGGAAGCATATGGCATAATGGAATAAAACTACATGATAAATTAGAAATCGAAGAGGTCGTCGTAATTTTAGCACATCATAAAGATGAAAAAGAGAACAAGAGTGCAAAGCCTTTTGTAATAACTATTTACccaatacttaaaaaatcaaaaaaaaaagctcAAGTTGCTCCTGAAACGGCCTCTGCAACTACATCTAAACCTGCTTCTCAAGCTCCTCCTAAACGTGCTACTGGAGCTACTCCTAAAATTCGTAAAACTGCTCCTAAAACTGCCTCTCCAACTACATCATCAAAACCTGCTTCTAAAACTCCTCCTAAAATTGCTCTTAAAACTGCTGCTGGAACTATTCATAAAGCTATTCGTAAAACTGCTTCTCCATTTACATCTAAATCTACTTCTATAACTCCCCCTAAAATTACTCTTAAAACTGCTACTGGAACTATTCCTAAAACTACTCGTAAAACTGCCTCTCCAACTACATCTAAAACTCTTTCTAAAACTCCTCCTAAAATTGTTCTTAAAACTGCTACTGGAACTATTCGTAAAACTGGTCATTTGACTACTTCTGAAACTGTTCATAAAATTACTCCTACAACTTCTCATAAACCTACTCCTAAAAGTACTCGTATACTTACTTCCAAAATTCCTCGTAAAACTGCTCCTTAA
- the LOC105830044 gene encoding uncharacterized protein LOC105830044: protein MAGCVSFVLITIATAIAITESRVIPTEPVSVTLDAYGNPVMFLREKRTIVRPYPHRTMMFTGYYRPIRRTGNNGGQATGVFAQGNAVSGEAFFSGAHTPHFKGGPEPIGEPEVSSAEAQAAPAPEEEQEREYHHHRNEVHHREEEYLHHDEPHYHHHHHQDTLTPQGHHELEQIPLTTEIAEQPTEKPITATGASRPNVHHTKKTHKTPVTINHDDDDDDDEDEVDEENDEPPMPFVPFKGNRRRQGYPHLNNFFPMIFSFPRLATRAGSSGSLPGAITAIANSYSTGKGGVASSVATAYGNSPIGKKRRIQPYKE from the exons ATGGCTGGCTGCGTCAGTTTCGTTTTGATTACGATCGCGACGGCGATCGCGATAACGGAATCGAGGGTGATCCCGACCGAGCCTG TTTCGGTCACGCTGGACGCTTACGGCAACCCTGTAATGTTTCTGCGAGAGAAGAGGACGATCGTGCGCCCTTATCCGCACAGAACGATGATGTTCACTGGTTACTACAGGCCGATACGTCGTACGGGTAACAACGGCGGCCAGGCAACGGGCGTCTTCGCGCAAGGAAATGCCGTGAGCGGCGAAGCCTTTTTTAGCGGTGCACACACGCCGCATTTTAAGGGCGGCCCGGAACCGATCGGGGAACCGGAGGTGTCCAGCGCCGAGGCGCAAGCGGCGCCGGCGCCAGAGGAGGAGCAGGAGCGCGAATATCATCACCATCGGAACGAGGTGCATCATCGCGAGGAGGAGTATCTTCATCACGACGAGCCACATTATCATCACCATCATCATCAGGATACGCTGACTCCTCAG GGACATCACGAATTGGAACAGATTCCGTTAACTACAGAGATTGCGGAACAACCAACGGAAAAACCGATCACTGCCACGGGAGCGTCTCGACCGAATGTACATCATACCAAGAAAACACATAAGACACCCGTGACTATCAAtcacgacgacgatgacgatgatgacGAGGACGAGGTGGATGAGGAAAATGACGAACCGCCTATGCCGTTCGTACCATTCAAAGGCAACAGACGCCGCCAGGGATATCCCCATCTGAACAATTTCTTCCCTATGATCTTCAGCTTCCCGAGACTGGCAACTCGCGCTGGATCCTCCGGGTCTCTTCCTGGTGCGATCACTGCAATCGCGAATAGTTACTCCACGGGAAAAGGCGGAGTCGCTAGCTCGGTAGCCACTGCCTACGGCAACTCTCCGATTgg GAAGAAACGACGCATACAGCCATATAaggaataa
- the LOC105832799 gene encoding glycine-rich cell wall structural protein, producing MSRIAILLFVALLVAVAAGLPLTATQLQDHQRIVREAAPQPARLKRGYGGYGGGFGGGFGGGFGGGLHGHGHHHGGYGHGGYGHGGYGHGGYGHGGYRGCPGCGGGSHYPGSFANSGASAGSISTPFGSGSFAHSSANAGGFGR from the exons ATGTCAAGGATCGCGATCCTCTTGTTCGTTGCGCTGCTCGTCGCAGTTGCAGCCGGGCTACCGTTGACCGCAACGCAATTGCAAG ATCATCAAAGGATAGTCAGAGAGGCTGCACCGCAACCCGCTCGTCTTAAACGTGGTTACGGTGGCTACGGCGGTGGTTTCGGCGGTGGCTTCGGCGGCGGATTTGGCGGTGGTTTACACGGACACGGTCATCATCACGGGGGTTATGGACATGGAGGTTACGGGCATGGAGGTTACGGGCATGGAGGTTACGGACATGGAGGTTACAGAGGATGTCCAGGATGCGGAGGAGGATCACACTATCCTGGATCCTTCGCTAATAGCGGAGCAAGTGCCGGTTCAATAAGCACGCCGTTCGGCAGCGGTTCGTTCGCGCACTCGTCTGCTAATGCTGG